In a genomic window of Leisingera caerulea DSM 24564:
- a CDS encoding glutathione S-transferase, with amino-acid sequence MAYELYIGDRMYSSWSLRGWLMLEKFSLPHTVHMVGLYSGTMADDMAHLAPARLVPALRTPEGTVIGESMAIAETLAERHPEAGLWPSDPAQRTTARWLAAEMAAGFGALRSECPMQLAHVYEGFEVSPGVKADLNRIESLFAHARKVSGHSSGYLFGAYSLADVFYTPVAARIVGYGLPVSGETRVYCKLLLSDPAVLRWQEQAHEVSYDPEPYAMDLPRRPWSLD; translated from the coding sequence ATGGCTTACGAACTTTATATTGGCGACCGCATGTATTCCAGCTGGTCCTTGCGCGGCTGGCTCATGCTCGAAAAATTCTCCCTGCCCCACACTGTGCATATGGTGGGGCTGTATTCAGGAACCATGGCGGATGACATGGCGCATCTGGCCCCGGCGCGGCTGGTGCCCGCCTTGCGCACGCCTGAAGGCACGGTGATTGGCGAAAGCATGGCGATTGCCGAGACCTTGGCAGAGCGGCACCCGGAGGCCGGTCTCTGGCCGTCAGATCCGGCGCAGCGTACCACGGCGCGCTGGCTGGCCGCGGAAATGGCCGCAGGCTTCGGCGCGCTGCGCAGTGAATGCCCGATGCAGCTTGCCCATGTCTATGAAGGGTTCGAGGTTTCACCTGGCGTGAAGGCCGACCTGAACCGGATCGAGTCCCTGTTCGCCCACGCCCGCAAGGTCTCAGGCCACAGCAGCGGCTATCTGTTCGGGGCGTATTCGCTGGCGGATGTGTTCTACACCCCGGTGGCCGCGCGGATCGTGGGGTATGGTCTGCCGGTATCCGGGGAAACCCGCGTCTATTGCAAGCTGCTGCTGTCCGACCCCGCAGTCCTGCGCTGGCAGGAGCAGGCGCATGAAGTCAGTTATGATCCCGAACCCTATGCAATGGATCTGCCGCGGCGCCCCTGGTCGCTGGACTGA
- a CDS encoding histidine phosphatase family protein — protein MITRLFLVRHGPTHAKSMVGWSDLPADLTDSAALARLSDYLPADALVVSSDLSRAAETATAIQGRRQRLPHVQALREIHFGAWELRTWAEVDAEDPERIRAYWETPGDVTPPGGESWHQVCNRVNAAVDGLIDAHRGRDLIVVGHFGQILTQIQRAELLTAEEAFAHRIDNLSVSEVLHGPEGWRTGVINHLP, from the coding sequence ATGATCACCCGGCTGTTTCTGGTCCGGCATGGGCCGACTCACGCGAAATCCATGGTCGGCTGGTCGGATCTGCCCGCCGATCTGACCGATTCGGCAGCGTTGGCGCGCCTGTCGGACTACCTGCCTGCAGACGCGCTGGTGGTGTCCTCGGACCTGTCCCGCGCGGCGGAGACCGCCACCGCCATCCAGGGACGCCGGCAGCGCCTGCCGCATGTGCAAGCTCTGCGCGAGATCCACTTTGGCGCCTGGGAGCTGCGGACCTGGGCCGAGGTGGACGCCGAGGACCCGGAGCGTATCCGCGCCTATTGGGAAACCCCGGGCGATGTGACCCCGCCGGGCGGTGAGAGCTGGCACCAGGTCTGCAACCGGGTTAACGCGGCCGTTGACGGGCTGATCGACGCGCACCGGGGCCGCGACCTGATCGTGGTGGGCCACTTCGGCCAGATCCTGACCCAGATCCAGCGTGCGGAATTGCTGACCGCGGAAGAGGCCTTTGCCCACCGCATCGACAACCTGTCCGTCAGCGAAGTGCTGCATGGCCCTGAGGGCTGGCGGACGGGTGTTATCAATCACCTTCCGTGA
- the cobU gene encoding bifunctional adenosylcobinamide kinase/adenosylcobinamide-phosphate guanylyltransferase gives MPANVTFILGGAASGKSAYAEKLCLSSGKSRVYWATAQIFDSEMRDKVSRHLKQRGAGWTTVEEPETADKVLGDLEPGQICLMDCATMWLTNHLLAEHDLQAAQDGLLAAVDRCQADLVIVSNETGLGVVPENALARRFREAQGRLNIALAARADTVVQVTAGLPLVLKGAV, from the coding sequence ATGCCTGCAAATGTAACTTTTATTCTTGGAGGAGCCGCCTCAGGGAAGTCGGCCTATGCAGAGAAGCTGTGTTTAAGCTCCGGGAAAAGCAGGGTTTACTGGGCGACTGCGCAAATTTTCGACAGTGAAATGCGCGATAAAGTGTCCCGGCATCTCAAACAAAGAGGCGCAGGCTGGACCACTGTTGAAGAACCGGAAACGGCAGACAAGGTGCTTGGCGATCTGGAGCCCGGCCAGATCTGCCTGATGGATTGCGCCACCATGTGGCTGACCAATCATTTACTGGCAGAGCATGACCTGCAGGCCGCCCAGGACGGGCTGCTGGCGGCAGTGGACCGGTGCCAGGCGGACCTGGTTATCGTGTCCAATGAAACGGGCCTTGGCGTCGTTCCCGAGAACGCGCTGGCCCGCCGGTTCCGCGAGGCGCAGGGGCGGCTCAATATCGCCCTGGCGGCGCGGGCGGATACTGTTGTGCAGGTGACCGCGGGGCTGCCGCTTGTGCTGAAGGGGGCCGTATGA
- a CDS encoding RNA polymerase factor sigma-32 — protein MALDQTVENPLPRQAMKAELLDAETERRLAYAWRDDRDVKSLHRLINAYMRLAISMAAKFKRYGAPMNDLIQEAGLGLMKAADKFDPDRGVRFSTYAVWWIKASIQDYVMRNWSMVRTGSTSSQKSLFFNMRRVQAQLEREARSSGVPLDQHQLHQKIATEIGVPLRDVEMMEGRLSGADFSLNAVQSTDEEGREWIDALEDDTSQAEELVQERHDRRQLRKWLVTALQALNDRERFIITERKLRERPRTLESLGTELGLSKERVRQLEAGAFQKMRKSLESQSREVHRLLS, from the coding sequence ATGGCACTTGACCAAACAGTCGAAAACCCATTGCCGAGACAGGCAATGAAGGCAGAACTTTTGGATGCCGAAACAGAGCGCCGTCTGGCCTATGCCTGGCGCGATGACCGCGATGTCAAATCGCTGCACCGGCTCATTAATGCCTATATGCGCCTGGCCATCTCCATGGCGGCCAAGTTCAAGCGGTACGGGGCGCCGATGAACGACCTGATCCAGGAGGCCGGCCTGGGCCTGATGAAGGCGGCTGACAAATTCGATCCGGACCGCGGGGTCCGGTTCTCGACCTACGCGGTGTGGTGGATCAAGGCGTCGATCCAGGACTACGTGATGCGCAACTGGTCGATGGTGCGGACCGGCTCGACCTCGTCGCAAAAGTCGCTGTTCTTCAACATGCGCCGGGTGCAGGCGCAGCTGGAGCGCGAGGCGCGGTCTTCGGGCGTGCCTCTGGATCAGCATCAGCTGCATCAGAAGATCGCCACAGAAATCGGTGTGCCGCTGCGCGATGTGGAGATGATGGAGGGGCGCCTGTCCGGGGCCGACTTCTCGCTCAACGCGGTGCAGTCCACCGACGAGGAGGGCCGCGAGTGGATCGACGCGCTGGAGGATGACACCTCGCAAGCCGAAGAACTGGTGCAGGAGCGGCACGACCGCCGTCAGCTGCGCAAGTGGCTGGTGACGGCGCTGCAGGCGCTGAATGACCGCGAGCGCTTTATCATCACTGAGCGCAAGCTGCGCGAACGGCCCCGCACGCTGGAAAGCCTGGGCACGGAGCTGGGCCTCTCCAAGGAGCGGGTGCGCCAGCTGGAGGCCGGTGCGTTTCAGAAGATGCGCAAGAGCCTTGAAAGCCAATCGCGCGAGGTGCACAGACTGCTTTCATGA
- a CDS encoding ChaN family lipoprotein, translated as MRKRFQILKTLASAAVLAALCLSGARAGDLAAAAEMLRGADVAILGEVHDNAVHHQRQAALLAALQPRAVVWEMITAEEAAELDPEVLADAKHVAQALDWAQSGWPEFSLYAPVFAAAKGARQYGALVPRAEAARALEQGAAAYFGAEAAARFGLDRPLPAAEQAAREGDQLASHCNAMPAEMLPVLVDIQRLRDASLAAAADRALAETGGPVAVITGNGHARTDRGLAVYLAKARPKARIRSLGQSEDGQISGTFDLVLDAPAAERPDPCLVFQKSN; from the coding sequence ATGAGAAAGCGGTTTCAAATTCTGAAAACATTGGCAAGCGCCGCCGTTCTGGCGGCGCTTTGCCTGTCTGGCGCCCGCGCCGGCGATCTGGCGGCGGCGGCTGAAATGCTGCGCGGTGCGGATGTGGCAATTCTCGGGGAGGTGCATGACAACGCGGTGCACCACCAGCGGCAGGCAGCGCTGCTGGCGGCGCTGCAACCCAGGGCGGTGGTCTGGGAAATGATCACGGCAGAGGAGGCGGCCGAACTGGACCCTGAGGTGCTGGCGGACGCTAAGCATGTGGCGCAGGCTTTGGACTGGGCACAGTCCGGCTGGCCGGAGTTCTCCCTCTATGCGCCGGTCTTTGCGGCCGCCAAAGGGGCCCGCCAGTACGGCGCGCTGGTGCCGCGGGCAGAGGCCGCCCGGGCGCTGGAGCAAGGTGCCGCCGCCTATTTCGGCGCAGAGGCCGCGGCGCGCTTTGGCCTGGATCGGCCGCTGCCGGCTGCTGAGCAGGCGGCGCGCGAGGGGGATCAACTGGCCAGTCACTGCAACGCGATGCCGGCAGAGATGCTGCCGGTCTTGGTGGACATCCAGCGCCTGCGCGACGCCAGCCTGGCCGCTGCCGCAGACCGGGCGCTGGCGGAAACCGGCGGCCCGGTGGCGGTGATCACCGGCAACGGCCATGCCCGCACCGACCGCGGGCTGGCGGTGTACCTGGCCAAGGCCCGGCCCAAAGCCCGGATCCGCAGTCTGGGCCAGTCGGAGGACGGGCAGATCAGCGGCACGTTCGATCTGGTGCTGGACGCGCCGGCGGCAGAGCGTCCCGATCCCTGTCTGGTGTTTCAGAAAAGCAACTGA
- the coaBC gene encoding bifunctional phosphopantothenoylcysteine decarboxylase/phosphopantothenate--cysteine ligase CoaBC: MLAGKHILLIIGGGIAAYKSLELIRRLQDQGARVTPVLTKSGAEFVTPLSVSALAGTPVHQELFDLTAEAEMGHIQLSRSADLLVVAPATADLMAKMAQGLANDLASTLLLATDTPVLLAPAMNVRMWDHPATRRNLETLKEDGVSFVGPNEGSMACGEFGPGRLAEPEEILSAIAAKLADGPLKGKRILVTSGPTHEPIDPVRYIANRSSGAQGAAVARALRELGAEVVFITGPAAVRPPEGVQVVPVESAREMEAAVQAALPADAGVFAAAVADWRVASASDRKLKKSKDGLPVLEFAENPDILKTVSQMKDGRPPLVVGFAAETNDVVENATAKRKRKGCDWIVANDVSPATGIMGGSENAVILISDGGAEEWPRMGKDEVARRLAERIAAALAG; encoded by the coding sequence ATGCTGGCTGGCAAACACATTCTTCTGATCATCGGCGGCGGCATCGCGGCCTATAAGTCGCTGGAGCTGATCCGCCGCCTGCAGGACCAGGGCGCCCGGGTGACCCCGGTGCTGACCAAATCCGGTGCCGAGTTTGTGACCCCTCTGTCGGTCTCGGCCCTGGCCGGAACACCCGTGCATCAGGAGCTGTTCGATCTGACGGCAGAGGCGGAGATGGGCCATATCCAGCTGTCGCGCAGTGCCGATCTGCTGGTGGTGGCGCCCGCCACCGCGGATCTGATGGCCAAGATGGCGCAAGGCCTTGCAAATGACCTCGCCTCGACGCTGCTGCTGGCCACCGACACGCCGGTGCTGCTGGCGCCCGCGATGAACGTGCGCATGTGGGATCACCCGGCCACCCGGCGCAATCTTGAAACACTGAAAGAGGACGGTGTCTCTTTCGTGGGCCCCAACGAGGGCAGCATGGCCTGCGGCGAATTCGGACCCGGCCGGTTGGCGGAACCGGAAGAGATCCTGTCCGCCATCGCGGCCAAGCTTGCGGACGGGCCCCTGAAGGGCAAGCGCATCCTGGTGACCTCTGGCCCGACGCATGAGCCGATTGATCCTGTGCGCTATATCGCCAACCGTTCCTCCGGGGCGCAGGGGGCGGCGGTGGCCCGAGCTCTGCGCGAATTGGGCGCAGAGGTGGTGTTTATCACGGGCCCGGCAGCGGTCCGCCCGCCCGAGGGCGTGCAGGTGGTTCCGGTGGAAAGCGCCCGCGAAATGGAAGCCGCGGTTCAGGCAGCATTGCCTGCCGACGCCGGGGTCTTTGCTGCCGCGGTGGCGGACTGGCGGGTGGCCAGCGCCTCGGACCGCAAGCTGAAGAAATCTAAGGACGGGCTGCCGGTATTGGAGTTTGCGGAGAACCCGGACATTCTGAAAACCGTTTCGCAGATGAAGGATGGCCGCCCGCCGCTGGTGGTTGGCTTCGCGGCAGAAACCAACGACGTGGTCGAGAACGCCACCGCCAAGCGCAAGCGCAAGGGCTGCGACTGGATTGTGGCCAATGACGTCTCGCCCGCGACCGGCATTATGGGCGGCAGTGAAAACGCGGTGATATTGATCTCTGACGGCGGCGCCGAGGAATGGCCGCGGATGGGCAAGGACGAGGTTGCCCGCAGGCTGGCGGAACGGATCGCTGCGGCGCTGGCCGGGTGA
- the dut gene encoding dUTP diphosphatase, producing MVAIRVIHDEGADRDVPLPSYETAGAAGADVRANLPDRGCLVLQPGERALVPTGLRIEIPAGYEVQIRPRSGLALKHGITLPNTPGTIDSDYRGPLGVILMNAGQEAFQIAHGDRIAQMVVAPVLQARFELADALSGTARGAGGFGSTGQA from the coding sequence ATGGTCGCGATCCGTGTGATCCACGACGAAGGGGCGGACCGGGATGTGCCGCTGCCGTCTTATGAGACTGCTGGTGCCGCCGGCGCCGATGTGCGTGCCAACCTGCCGGACCGCGGCTGCCTGGTGCTGCAGCCGGGCGAGCGCGCGCTGGTGCCGACCGGGTTGCGCATCGAGATCCCGGCTGGCTATGAGGTGCAGATCCGGCCGCGGTCCGGGCTGGCGCTGAAACACGGGATTACCCTGCCCAACACACCGGGCACCATCGACAGCGATTATCGCGGGCCATTGGGGGTGATCCTGATGAATGCGGGGCAGGAGGCCTTTCAAATCGCGCATGGCGACCGCATTGCGCAGATGGTGGTGGCGCCGGTCCTGCAAGCGCGGTTTGAACTGGCGGATGCGCTGTCCGGAACGGCCCGCGGCGCGGGCGGCTTTGGATCCACCGGGCAGGCCTGA
- a CDS encoding HesA/MoeB/ThiF family protein: protein MLRILILAALIWWGGRFLGLPRNLRITLLAVLFIAVLAVQLTLPVGHPLREGTGGSAAPWLMLGGFALVAGFYARIVTALKTRAQPQDTQMTQPAGTFTESELDRYARHIVLRELGGPGQKKLKQARVLVIGAGGLGAPALQYLAAAGVGTIGVIDDDQVDNANLQRQVIHRDKDIGTPKVFSAQAAMEAQNPYVEVRPYNRRLSEDIAAELFGEYDLILDGTDNFETRYLANRTAVALGKPLISGALSQWEGQLSVFNPAKGGPCYQCIFPEAPAAGLAPSCSEAGVIGPLPGVVGAMMAVEAVKQITGAGAVLRGEMLIYDGLYGETRKIRLSRRDGCPACGGVSAS, encoded by the coding sequence ATGCTGCGGATCCTGATTCTTGCGGCGCTGATCTGGTGGGGCGGGCGCTTTCTGGGCTTGCCGCGCAACCTGCGTATCACGCTGCTGGCGGTGCTGTTCATCGCCGTGCTGGCGGTGCAGCTGACCCTGCCGGTAGGGCATCCCTTGCGCGAAGGCACCGGCGGCTCTGCCGCGCCCTGGCTGATGCTGGGCGGCTTTGCTCTTGTGGCCGGTTTCTACGCGCGTATCGTGACGGCTTTGAAAACCCGCGCCCAGCCTCAGGATACACAGATGACCCAGCCCGCAGGCACCTTTACCGAAAGCGAGCTTGACCGCTATGCCCGCCATATCGTCCTGCGCGAGCTGGGCGGCCCGGGGCAGAAAAAGCTGAAACAGGCCAGGGTGCTGGTGATCGGCGCCGGCGGTCTGGGCGCGCCTGCGCTGCAGTATCTGGCCGCGGCCGGGGTCGGCACCATCGGGGTGATCGACGACGACCAGGTCGACAATGCCAACCTGCAGCGCCAGGTGATCCACCGCGACAAGGACATCGGCACGCCCAAGGTATTTTCGGCGCAGGCGGCGATGGAGGCGCAGAACCCCTATGTGGAGGTGCGCCCCTATAACCGCCGCCTGAGCGAAGACATCGCGGCGGAGCTGTTTGGCGAATATGATCTGATCCTGGACGGCACCGACAATTTCGAGACCCGCTATCTGGCCAACCGCACTGCCGTGGCACTGGGCAAGCCGCTGATCTCTGGCGCGCTGTCGCAATGGGAGGGCCAGCTGAGCGTCTTTAATCCAGCCAAAGGCGGCCCCTGCTATCAATGCATCTTCCCGGAGGCCCCGGCCGCCGGCCTGGCGCCCAGCTGCTCTGAGGCCGGGGTGATCGGCCCGCTGCCGGGTGTTGTCGGCGCGATGATGGCAGTGGAGGCAGTCAAGCAGATCACCGGGGCCGGAGCCGTCCTGCGGGGCGAGATGCTGATCTATGATGGGCTCTACGGGGAAACCCGCAAGATCCGGCTGTCCCGGCGGGACGGCTGCCCGGCGTGCGGCGGTGTTTCGGCAAGCTGA
- a CDS encoding M3 family metallopeptidase, with amino-acid sequence MSNPLLSRWDTPFEIAPFDSISDDDFAPALDQALAAHKAQIDAIATSAEPPGFANVIEALETPCRELEQVLGVFFTVAGADSNPKRQELQREFSPKLAAHFSAITANKALYARVKAVWDQREELDLTAEQQRVLMLTHRGFVRGGAALEGAADTRMQEIKGRLATLGTQFTQNLLADERDWFMELSEDDLEGLPEFVVKAARAAGEEKGAGGPVVTLSRSLITPFLQFSPRRDLREKAFNAWAARGANGGGTDNRAIAAEILQLREERAKLLGYENFAAYKLETEMAKTPEAVRGLLMEVWEAAKAQAETDADVLTGMMQADGINGDLEPWDWRYYAEKRRKAEHDLDDAELKPYLQLDRMIEASFACANRLFGLDFKALDVPLYHADCRAWEVTRGGKHVAVFIGDYFARSSKRSGAWCSAMRQQAKFPEVQAPVVINVCNFAKGDPALLSWDDARTLFHEFGHALHQMLSDVTYESISGTSVARDFVELPSQLYEHWLEVPEVLQEFATHAETGAPMPQEMLQKVLGAANFDMGFQTVEYVASALVDLAFHNGPAPSDPMAKQNEVLAEIGMPHAIVMRHATPHFAHVFSGDGYSAGYYSYMWSEVMDADAFAAFEEAGGAFDAERAKALEEHILSTGSSADPADLYVAFRGRLPGVDALLKGRGLAAE; translated from the coding sequence ATGTCCAACCCGCTTTTGTCCCGCTGGGATACGCCGTTTGAAATCGCCCCCTTCGACAGCATTTCCGATGATGATTTCGCCCCCGCGCTGGACCAGGCGCTGGCGGCGCATAAGGCGCAGATCGACGCCATCGCAACCAGCGCTGAGCCGCCCGGCTTTGCCAATGTGATCGAGGCGCTGGAAACCCCGTGCCGCGAGCTGGAACAGGTGCTGGGCGTGTTCTTCACCGTGGCCGGCGCCGACAGCAACCCCAAGCGGCAGGAGCTGCAGCGGGAGTTCTCCCCGAAACTTGCCGCGCATTTCTCGGCAATCACCGCCAACAAGGCGCTGTATGCGCGGGTCAAGGCGGTGTGGGACCAGCGGGAGGAGCTGGATCTGACAGCGGAGCAGCAGCGGGTCCTGATGCTGACCCATCGCGGTTTTGTCCGCGGCGGCGCGGCGCTGGAGGGCGCGGCCGACACCCGGATGCAGGAAATCAAGGGGCGGCTGGCGACCCTGGGCACCCAGTTCACCCAGAACCTGCTGGCGGATGAACGCGACTGGTTCATGGAGCTGTCCGAGGACGATCTGGAAGGCTTGCCGGAGTTTGTCGTAAAGGCCGCGCGCGCAGCGGGGGAGGAAAAGGGCGCGGGCGGCCCGGTTGTCACCCTGTCGCGGTCGCTGATCACGCCCTTTCTGCAGTTCTCTCCGCGCCGCGACCTGCGTGAGAAAGCCTTCAACGCCTGGGCCGCCCGCGGCGCAAATGGCGGCGGGACCGACAACCGGGCCATCGCGGCCGAGATCCTGCAACTGCGCGAGGAGCGGGCAAAGCTCCTGGGTTACGAAAACTTCGCCGCCTACAAACTGGAAACCGAAATGGCTAAGACGCCGGAAGCGGTACGCGGGCTGCTGATGGAGGTCTGGGAGGCGGCCAAGGCGCAGGCGGAAACGGATGCGGACGTGCTGACCGGGATGATGCAGGCCGATGGTATCAATGGCGACCTGGAGCCCTGGGACTGGCGCTACTACGCTGAGAAGCGCCGCAAGGCTGAGCACGATCTGGATGATGCGGAGCTGAAACCCTATCTGCAGCTCGACCGGATGATCGAGGCATCCTTTGCCTGCGCAAACCGCCTGTTCGGGCTGGATTTCAAAGCACTGGACGTGCCGCTTTACCACGCCGACTGCCGCGCCTGGGAGGTGACCCGCGGCGGCAAACATGTGGCGGTCTTCATCGGTGATTACTTCGCCCGCAGCTCCAAGCGTTCCGGCGCCTGGTGCTCAGCCATGCGGCAGCAGGCCAAGTTCCCCGAGGTGCAGGCGCCGGTGGTGATCAACGTCTGCAACTTCGCCAAGGGTGACCCGGCGCTCTTGTCCTGGGACGACGCCCGCACCCTGTTCCACGAGTTCGGCCACGCGCTGCACCAGATGCTGTCGGATGTGACCTATGAGAGCATTTCGGGCACCTCCGTGGCGCGCGATTTTGTGGAGCTTCCGAGCCAGCTTTACGAGCACTGGCTGGAGGTGCCGGAGGTGCTGCAGGAGTTCGCCACCCACGCCGAGACCGGCGCGCCGATGCCGCAGGAGATGCTGCAGAAAGTTCTGGGGGCCGCCAACTTCGACATGGGGTTCCAGACGGTGGAATACGTGGCCTCTGCGCTGGTGGACCTGGCCTTCCATAATGGCCCTGCGCCGTCCGATCCGATGGCCAAGCAAAACGAGGTGCTCGCAGAGATCGGAATGCCGCATGCGATCGTCATGCGCCACGCGACGCCGCATTTTGCGCATGTGTTCTCGGGCGACGGCTATTCCGCGGGCTATTACAGCTACATGTGGTCGGAGGTGATGGACGCCGATGCCTTTGCCGCCTTTGAGGAGGCAGGCGGGGCGTTTGATGCCGAACGCGCCAAGGCGCTGGAGGAGCATATCCTGTCCACCGGCAGCTCCGCGGATCCGGCGGATCTGTATGTTGCCTTCCGCGGGCGGCTGCCCGGTGTCGACGCGCTGCTGAAAGGGCGCGGGCTGGCTGCGGAATGA
- a CDS encoding 2-hydroxyacid dehydrogenase has product MTANVLFAGRADSWPTYEPLLTAEFDRLGVKADVRDDFAPEKVDYIVYAPNGPVSDFTPFTRLKAVLSMWAGVEKIVPVVPAAVPLTRMVDSGLEQGMTEWVVGHTLRYHLGMDMHIRGLNGRWHRHIPPLAKDRHVTVLGLGALGAASAKALAALGFDVSGWSRTQKEIEGITCHAGQDGLKTALERAEIVILLLPDTPATENTLNSETLALLPMGAKIINPGRGPLIDDAALLAVLDSGQVGHATLDVFRIEPLPPEHPYWAHPNVTVTPHIASETRESTAAEVIAENIRRAEAGEPLLHLVDRSLGY; this is encoded by the coding sequence ATGACCGCCAATGTCCTGTTTGCAGGCCGCGCCGATAGCTGGCCAACGTATGAGCCGCTGTTAACGGCGGAATTCGACCGGCTGGGCGTGAAGGCCGATGTGCGCGATGACTTCGCGCCGGAAAAGGTGGATTACATCGTTTACGCCCCCAACGGGCCGGTCAGTGATTTCACCCCTTTCACCCGGCTGAAAGCAGTGCTGAGCATGTGGGCCGGTGTCGAAAAAATCGTGCCCGTTGTTCCTGCTGCCGTGCCGCTCACCCGGATGGTGGACAGCGGGCTGGAACAGGGCATGACCGAATGGGTGGTGGGGCACACGCTGCGCTATCACCTCGGCATGGACATGCATATCCGCGGGCTGAACGGGCGCTGGCACCGGCATATTCCACCGCTGGCCAAGGACCGGCATGTCACCGTGCTGGGCCTCGGCGCACTGGGCGCCGCGTCTGCCAAGGCGCTGGCTGCGCTGGGGTTTGATGTCTCCGGCTGGAGCCGCACGCAAAAGGAGATCGAAGGCATCACCTGCCACGCAGGACAGGACGGGCTGAAAACAGCGCTGGAGCGGGCGGAGATCGTGATACTGCTGCTGCCCGACACCCCCGCCACCGAAAACACCCTGAATTCAGAAACCCTGGCGCTGCTGCCCATGGGCGCAAAGATCATCAACCCGGGCCGCGGCCCGCTGATCGATGACGCGGCGCTGCTGGCTGTGCTCGACAGCGGTCAGGTGGGCCACGCGACGCTGGATGTCTTCCGCATCGAGCCGCTTCCGCCGGAACATCCCTATTGGGCGCATCCCAACGTGACGGTCACCCCGCATATCGCCTCGGAAACCCGCGAGAGCACTGCGGCCGAAGTCATCGCCGAAAACATCCGCCGCGCTGAGGCCGGCGAGCCGCTCTTGCACCTTGTCGACCGCAGCCTCGGCTACTGA
- the rodA gene encoding rod shape-determining protein RodA: MSYLEYHAKSTPSGFRKILHLNWGLTLLLITVASVGFLMLYSVAGGSFSPWVEPQVKRFALGLAAMFVVAMIPIWFWRNVSVLAYLASLALLVAVELFGTVGMGAQRWIDIGFMRLQPSEVTKIALVMLLAAYYDWLPPEKTSRPLWVLLPVALILLPTALVLKQPDLGTSILLMAAGGGVMFLAGVHWAYFAAVIAAGVGLVSAVFQSRGTDWQLLKDYQFRRIDTFLDPSQDPLGAGYHITQSKIALGSGGWSGRGFMQGTQSRLNFLPEKHTDFIFTTLAEEFGFIGGVTLLFIYMLIILFCIASAIATKDRFSSLVIMGIAITFFLFFAVNMSMVMGLAPVVGVPLPMVSYGGSAMLVLLGAFGIVQSAHIHRPRQASR; this comes from the coding sequence ATGAGCTATCTTGAGTACCACGCGAAATCGACACCTTCGGGGTTCCGCAAGATCCTGCACCTGAACTGGGGGCTGACGCTGCTGCTGATCACTGTGGCCAGTGTCGGTTTCCTGATGCTCTATTCAGTGGCGGGCGGCTCCTTCAGCCCCTGGGTGGAGCCGCAGGTCAAGCGGTTTGCCCTAGGCCTTGCTGCCATGTTTGTGGTGGCGATGATCCCGATCTGGTTCTGGCGAAACGTGTCGGTGCTGGCCTATCTCGCCTCGCTGGCGCTGCTGGTCGCGGTGGAGCTGTTCGGTACCGTCGGCATGGGCGCGCAGCGCTGGATCGACATCGGCTTTATGCGCCTCCAGCCCTCGGAGGTCACCAAGATCGCCCTGGTGATGCTGCTGGCGGCTTATTACGACTGGCTGCCGCCCGAGAAGACCTCCCGCCCCTTGTGGGTGCTGCTGCCGGTTGCGCTGATCCTGCTGCCCACAGCGCTGGTGCTGAAGCAGCCGGACCTTGGCACCTCGATCCTGCTGATGGCGGCAGGCGGCGGGGTGATGTTCCTTGCGGGCGTGCACTGGGCCTATTTCGCCGCGGTGATTGCGGCCGGGGTCGGCCTCGTCAGCGCAGTCTTCCAAAGCCGCGGCACCGACTGGCAGCTGCTGAAAGACTACCAGTTCCGCCGCATCGACACCTTCCTGGACCCCTCGCAGGACCCCTTGGGCGCGGGGTATCACATCACCCAATCCAAGATCGCGCTCGGCTCCGGCGGCTGGTCGGGGCGCGGTTTCATGCAAGGAACGCAATCACGGCTGAACTTCCTGCCCGAGAAGCACACAGACTTCATCTTCACCACCCTGGCAGAGGAATTCGGCTTCATCGGCGGCGTCACCCTCCTGTTCATCTACATGCTGATCATCCTGTTCTGCATCGCCTCGGCGATTGCCACCAAGGACCGGTTCTCCTCGCTGGTGATCATGGGCATTGCCATCACCTTCTTCCTGTTTTTTGCGGTGAACATGTCGATGGTGATGGGGCTTGCGCCCGTGGTTGGCGTGCCGCTGCCGATGGTGTCTTATGGCGGCTCGGCGATGCTGGTGCTCTTGGGCGCCTTCGGCATCGTGCAAAGCGCCCATATCCACCGTCCAAGACAAGCCTCACGCTAA